A region of the Columba livia isolate bColLiv1 breed racing homer chromosome 15, bColLiv1.pat.W.v2, whole genome shotgun sequence genome:
CCACTGGGAAATGGTCGCTGACAGCCAAAGCCTGGGTGTggcaggaaagcagagaggcAGCTGAGCTTGTCTGGACCCACCAATGCTGTTGTGGCTGTCGGGGACCCAAATGCTCAGCTCCAACCCCAAAATTTAGACTGGACCCCAAAATGCTCTGTCTGGAGCATTGCATCAGTGCAGGGGTTGACATTGGGTCACCCTTGGGTGCACCCTGGGGGACAGGGAGCCCACCCACACTCCTGGGAGGCGTGGTGGGTGGGATCCAGTGCTGATGGGCTTGTGTCCCCTGACCCCTCACTCACATCCTTGATCTGCAGATGGAAAGTCTTCTGGAAGTTGTTGACGGTAGCAGAGCCAGGCTCGATGTCTTGGCGCAGGGCAGTGCCACAGGCGACGATGCTGCCAGGGCATCATGGGGGTGTCAGAGCCCACTGGTCCCCCTCACGCCAGCCCCTACCCCGCCGCCGAAGCACCCACCGGTCATAGGCACAGCTGGTGGTGTCAGCGACGGTGGTGTCAGCGCTGTCAGGGATGAGCCACTCACAAGCACAGAGGGAACGCAGGCGGATGGATGGCCACTGGGCACTGGCCACATAGGAGCAGCCGGCGTTGAAGTCACCCAGGAAAAGGATGTTCTGCAGGGGAGTGTGCTGTGCCCCTGCCCACAGACCTCACGGGGCAGCAAGGGCTTCCTAAAATCTTACCAGATACCCCCAGGTCTCCCCAGCACAGGAAGAACAGCCCCCAGTAATGGCAGCGGAGCCACACAGCAGCTCCATGCCGGGACAGTGTCAGGGTGGCACCCGCTCCAGTGGGTATGAGACGTCTCCCGTGGGACACATTCGCCCCAGGACAACCACTGGGACATGTGGTGGCTGTACCCCCACCCGCCTGGCTGCCCCAGGGAGGAGCTGAGCTTCCCGCTGCCCCTTACATTAGTTGCCCACTTGTTGACAACGTCAATGTAGACATCGTAGAGCGCGTCGATCTCGGAAGCTGCGTTGCTGGGCTCGGCGTGCAGGGGCACCATCACAAACTCCTCCACCTCTGCCAAACAGGTGTCCATCAGCCCCCAGCTTGGGTGCAGCACTCAGGGAGGGAGTGGGGACCCCAGAGGACCAACCCAGGGCAAGCCTCAGCTACTGCCCAGGAAAAGCTGCCAAGGGAAAGAGTGTGTTGGCTTTTGTGGTCTGCCCGTTCTCCAGGCCAGGATTTCCAGCAGGGAGCTGCATCTCTCTGCACATGGTTCGGGGTTTGGTGCTTGCTTCccaccattttttttcaagtcacCATGGTTTTCGGAAAGAGACGGGTGGGAGAAAGatggaagtgtgtgtgtgccctggggagctgctggggagtTAGAGGTGATGGCACAGAGTAGGAGGTGGCACAAGGTGGGAGGTGACACGTGACTGGAGATGGCATATAACTATAGGAAGCAGATGGTGGGACATGGCCCAAGACGGGAGGTAGAAGGCAATGGGATGTGGGACATGATGGGAAACAGCTGGAGATGTGAGATGGCACACAACTGGGGACAGTGCATGCTGGGAGGCGACAGGCAATGGTGTGAGGTGGCACATGGAGGGAAACAAcaggcagtgctgggctgggatcGAGGACTTCTGGGCACCCACAAGTGGGAGAAGACCCCTCAGCAGTGGAGGACTCAGTGGAGCCCCTGAGCTGGGCTCCAGGGCCTGACCCCCCGCCTGGCAGGCACAGCTCCGGGCTCAGCCCCGTGTGGAGGGCACCCCATGCCAGGTCCGAGCAGCCCCCCACACCATCTGAGATGCTGCCGTGTGCCAGCTCTGCTTACGCGTGGTGGGTGAGGAGAACTCGACGATGAAGGGCTCCCTGCTGAAGGTGTCGGTCCCACAGGACTCACAGCCATCATCATAGTAGTAGCTTCTCAGCACGGAGACCATGTCCGACCTGGGGGAGAAGCACTGGGCAGcccccagcactgtccctgcCACAGCCAGGGCCTCCACGCGGGGGTACCAACCACCCTTCGGGAGCCACTGCGGGGGGACAGTGGGTGACACGAGGGACGCTGGATCCTGGTGGCATCCTTTTACCTGTAGATGAAGACATACTGCTCCTTGTAGCTGTTCCGACCCAGTGGGATGCTGTCCAAGAAGCTGTATGGGTGCCGGGACATGCTGGGAGCCAGATGTGGAGAGGGTGAGAGGAGggtcccagtgcccccagcacccactgggCTCTCTCTAGCCAAGCCGGGGGTGCCCTGGCACAGTGAGATGCTGGCCAGGATCTGCCCCAGTGTCCAATTTGCTGgcacctcctgccctgtgcCATCAGGGTCACCTGTTCAGCTGGTCCATGAGCTTCTTCACGGCTGTCAGGTCGGCATCCCGGACCTCCTGTACCAAGGTGATGTCGTACTCCAACAGGATCTGGGGGGGACAAGCTCAGAGCTGCTTGCCCCTGGCCGAGAGCTGCTCATGGGGGCACCTGTGGgtgcctgggctgggctgtgaaGGCTCCAGATTGGCAacaggagggcagcagggacCCCAGAGCCAGGGAGGGAGCTCCTCTGCCAGTGTGCTCTGGCTTAGAAGGACCCTGGGGTGACATAGTGCCCTCTAACACCCATCTGTCTACCACccaccatcccagcagctcctcagtCAAAGGCTGCTCAGAGTGAGGAACCTCAACAGCATCACTCCTCCTTGGTTGGGGACCAGCAAGAGTGAAAATGGCCCAAGGTTGGAGATGATGGCAGGGAAAGAGCAGATGGGTGAATGGATGGAGGcacggatggatggatggatggatggatgatatGGATGAAGGCATGTATGATTAGAGGCATTGGTGGATGGATGCACAGATGGATGGGTAGATAGATGGATGGAGACACAGATGGATGGACGGGGGATGTGGACAGGTGGATTGACGGGTGGGTGTGTACACAGATGGACACACAGATGGACAGGTGCCTGCAGAAAGCTCGTGTTCAACTGCCCCAAGCTGGCTGCGTCCCAGAGACCAGAGAGTAGCCACAActgctccttccccccagcACTCACAGAGACGATGATATCTGTGATAGTCTGGTTGGACATCTTGCTGTCCCCAAATGTCTTGATGTTGAAGGCGCTGATCTTCAGCATGGTGACCACATGCAGCAGGAGAGCTGCAACCAGCAGCGACAGCACCAGCTTTGAGGATTTCATCCTGCATGCACAGGGGCAGGGATGGGCTCAGCCTCCCTGGCTGGCAGGGGAATTTGTCACAGATAACAAGAGTGGTCAGGGTATTCCCACTGGCCATACTGGTTTTGCTGGGAGGCATCGGTTTTCCAGAGAACCAACGGGACATGTGTATGGTGCACCCCTGTCCAGCcatccagctcctgcctcaCGTGGGACCTCatcctgcctgtcccttctggaggaggggcaggctgctCATGAGGCCAGAGCAGGTAATTCACTGGCAAAGGAGCAAATGCCATTTCACGGTGACGCAGAGAAGTCACTTCCTCATTCACCGCACTCAGCCCGGACACCTCTCCTGGCCCAGGGTGGGTGGCAGTGGCTGGGGACACAAAGGTCCCTTGGCTTGTCCCTCTCTCACCCCTCCCCAGGTCTGCACCGAAGACTCAAAAGGCCCAAtagcagctgtgctggcacaaagcaaggaagggatgGATTCCCACGCCTCCCCAGCTCTTACCCCGCCTGGAACATCCTCACCTGGTGTGTCCTgcccccctgtcccccagcacAGTCCCTGCCTCATCCTCACCCAGGCTGGagtcccccaggaccccccaccGAGGCAGCGCGGTGGCTCTGACCCATGCAGAAAAGCATTTGGGAAGTATTTCCCGTGGCGCTCAGCTCCTTGGGGTAATATTTCACCAGCAGGTGGGATGTGAGTCCTGCCCAAGCCCAGGCGTCCCGAAATCCTAGTCCCTCCGGGAGCCCCAGTAAGACCCACAAGCACCCCAGCTTTTGGCACACCTGACCCGGGGAAGGGCTGGCTGCCCCCGGACTTTTTCTCCTGGGGCAGCCACTCTAGTTAAATCCTCACCTTTCCCCTCTTGCACCCTCGCTGTGGCTGAAAACACTACCATCTGCAACGCCGCAGCCCCTCCAGCTGGTAATGCAGCTATTCGGTAATGCCATGATTTGGTAATGCTATAATTTGGTCACACTACAAACTGCCCAAGGCCCCACGAGTCCCCTCCGCTCCCAGGGGACACAGCCAcctctgcagctgcctgggcagagGTACCGATAGAGACCTGCATCCATTCCGGGTGGTGCTTGTGAGCTGTGCCTGAGCTTGGCCTCGGCAGAGCATCTTGGCAAAATTAAGCTGAGCTGGAGAAAATTATATTGGAGAGGGGAGTGAGCTCCTGGGGCACAGTAGGAGAGGGAAGCAGGACGTACCTTTGGTGTCGTCTGTGGTCTCTGGAAGGGGAAGGAGCTGCACCTGCATTTATGGGGAGGgacgtgctcaccttgccaagCGGTTGCCCAGCCAAGAAGCGTGCAAGGCCGCGGGCTCCAAATGGCATTTTTCATGAAGATCTACTCAGTTAAACTAAACAACTCTTTCAACCAGTGCCAACACCTCCTGCCACAGGTAAGGCCGAGAATGTCTGAACTGATAAAAATGCTGACAAGAGGTCTGCAAGGTGTAAGTGAATCCCAGAGACCCCTCATGGGGAATGGCAGCTTTCCAATACAGGGTGTGGACAGCTCTCACCCATCACCAGCTGCGAGTATGCGGCTgcggaaaacatgcaggccgactcaatgtgagtgataaagcatgattcaactttattgcccgaaaTAGCGCGTATTTGTACCAAacacaataattatgcatacttgtctctatctaataggcttaGCACTAAAAAGGATACATTTACTTAtaccacctacttgggtttagttAACTATGCACAGTCCGCATTCCTTTGACCCTTGTCTCTTCAAGAACATGCAGACCCTGCCTtactcagtacttttccatttcccccttccccacggCCTAATAttcaagctaactaag
Encoded here:
- the LOC102085225 gene encoding deoxyribonuclease-1, which produces MKSSKLVLSLLVAALLLHVVTMLKISAFNIKTFGDSKMSNQTITDIIVSILLEYDITLVQEVRDADLTAVKKLMDQLNSMSRHPYSFLDSIPLGRNSYKEQYVFIYRSDMVSVLRSYYYDDGCESCGTDTFSREPFIVEFSSPTTQVEEFVMVPLHAEPSNAASEIDALYDVYIDVVNKWATNNILFLGDFNAGCSYVASAQWPSIRLRSLCACEWLIPDSADTTVADTTSCAYDRIVACGTALRQDIEPGSATVNNFQKTFHLQIKDALAVSDHFPVEVTLKAR